One window from the genome of Apus apus isolate bApuApu2 chromosome 12, bApuApu2.pri.cur, whole genome shotgun sequence encodes:
- the LOC127389753 gene encoding LOW QUALITY PROTEIN: cis-aconitate decarboxylase-like (The sequence of the model RefSeq protein was modified relative to this genomic sequence to represent the inferred CDS: substituted 1 base at 1 genomic stop codon), which yields MVFFTFQQTISQSRCRGGFVSLSPGSDDILSCVYKWAXDSRALVVARSAPEEMVTSSFASFIHAVRPEHLSQTVRHRSKRMILDSLGVGLVGSTTHVFDIALQYCRELYSSVAVSSVYGKPGLRLSPTLAAFANGVATHSMDFDDTWHPATHPSGAVLPALLAASQMLPPSTKPNGMDFLLAFNVGLEVQGRLMHFSTEAHNIPKRFHPPSVVGTMGSAAATAKLLALSTAQCTHALGIAASLAGAPMANAATQAKPLHIGNATRLGFEAALLAARGMEANPFILDEIPGCSGFSAFYGVYQPKPLSTPSEQHEFLLEKQDIAFKRFPAHLGMHWVVDAALSVRNLFINYAGSFSPSLIRTIVLKIPVSKYINRPFPSSEHQARHSFQFNACSALLDGDVGLSSFTESSIHRQELRELLDKVVVEHPEDNVANFDKMYGEVALLLHSGDVLTGKCDTFYGHWRKPLSKESLLKKFRSNASHVLPEEKIETIITMVDNLENLSDSSQLACSL from the exons ATGGTCTTCTTCACCTTCCAG caaaCCATCTCCCAGAGCCGCTGCAGGGGGGGATTTGTTTCCCTGAGCCCTGGCAGTGATGACATTCTCAGCTGTGTTTACAAGTGGGCTTGAGACTCCCGAGCTCTAG TGGTGGCCAGGAGCGCTCCAGAGGAGATGGTGACCAGCAGCTTTGCCTCCTTCATCCACGCCGTTCGACCCGAGCACTTGTCCCAGACGGTCCGGCACAGGAGCAAGAGGATGATCCTGGACAGCCTGGGCGTGGGGCTGGTGGGCAGCACCACGCACGTCTTCGACATCGCTCTGCAGTACTGCCGG gagCTGTACTCCTCGGTGGCGGTGAGCTCGGTGTACGGCAAGCCCGGCCTCAGGCTCTCCCCCACGCTGGCTGCCTTCGCCAACGGGGTTGCG ACTCACTCCATGGACTTCGATGATACCTGGCACCCCGCTACTCACCCATCAGGGGCTGTTCTGCCAGCTCTTCTGGCAGCTTCCCAGATGCTACCTCCAAGCACCAAACCCAATGGCATGGATTTCCTGCTGGCGTTTAATGTGGGCCTGGAAGTGCAAGGAAGGCTCATGCATTTCTCCACAGAAGCTCACAACATTCCAAAAAG GTTCCACCCTCCCTCGGTGGTGGGCACCatgggcagtgctgcagccacGGCCAAGCTGCTGGCTCTCAGCACAGCCCAGTGCACCCACGCTCTGGGCATCGCCGCCTCGCTGGCAGGGGCACCCATGGCCAACGCTGCCACCCAAGCCAAGCCCTTGCACATCGGGAACGCCACCCGCCTGGGCTTCgaggcagccctgctggctgcccGGGGCATGGAGGCCAACCCCTTCATTCTGGATGAGATCCCAGGTTGCTCTGGATTCAGTGCTTTCTACGGTGTctaccaacccaaaccactctccACACCAAGCGAGCAGCACGAGTTCCTCTTGGAGAAGCAGGATATCGCTTTCAAGCGATTCCCCGCTCACCTGGGGATGCACTGGGTGGTGGACGCTGCCTTGTCTGTCCGGAACCTCTTCATCAACTATGCAGGgtccttctctccctctttgaTCCGCACCATCGTGCTGAAGATCCCAGTGTCCAAGTACATCAACCGGCCTTTCCCCAGCTCTGAACACCAGGCCAGACACTCCTTCCAGTTCAACGCCTGCAGTGCCCTGTTGGATGGGGACGTGGGCCTCAGCTCCTTCACTGAGAGCAGCATCCACcggcaggagctgagggaactgCTGGACAAGGTGGTGGTGGAGCACCCTGAAGATAACGTGGCCAACTTTGACAAGATGTACGGAGAGGTGGCACTGCTCCTGCACAGCGGGGATGTCCTGACAGGCAAATGTGACACTTTCTATGGGCACTGGAGGAAGCCTCTGAGCAAAGAATCACTCCTGAAGAAGTTTCGATCCAATGCCTCTCATGttcttccagaggaaaaaatagaaaccaTCATCACTATGGTGGACAACCTGGAGAATCTGTCTGACAGTTCCCAGTTGGCCTGCAGCCTGTGA